A genomic region of Leptolyngbya sp. NIES-2104 contains the following coding sequences:
- a CDS encoding ATP-binding protein — translation MTLHLHLHQTIRGNAISASLRQVFTESDSCATNQLAAELWIERFLNHLNARLLDCLNASPTEARLWQILADELGQALSGEVVAIALPIEDQFEVQHLAGSMMQLSPSICLSRHAIELEIGKTFTRSELQKFGQLEWKSAWELCDRKTTYGWLVTVSSPISTSSDTALIQLRDQCVSRVIAQTAQLIRHGQKTEALIKKAQTLEAKNRELAQTSKLKSEFLANTSHEIRTPLSSILGFTHLLREQGYTPSNLRHQEYLKIILSSGQHLLALINDILDLSKIEANQLTLQQESIDVIEVCKLALKLVQEKANDKGLPLKLVVAPDVSTVVADPLRLKQMLFNLLSNALKFTDRGSVGLEVKTVDQFVEFTVWDTGTGISLEQQQLLFRPYTQLNNATPGEGTGLGLALTQKLAELHGGWVRLESEPDRGSRFTIALPCTAPVSPTATPTEICPTPQISSAVQSQLSTAPRPNAARSNHILLVEDNAHNARLIITYLCKLGYEVTWSKNSEEMWQSLKQSLPAAILMDIHLPDVNGLTLTQQLRSRKRYRSIPVIVQTAMAMKGDREKCLAAGAADYVSKPIDLTALAQTVAKYSQKR, via the coding sequence ATGACTCTGCATCTGCATCTACACCAGACGATTCGAGGCAACGCGATTAGCGCCTCTTTGCGGCAAGTCTTTACCGAGTCGGATTCCTGTGCGACCAATCAGCTTGCAGCAGAACTCTGGATCGAGCGCTTTCTCAATCATTTAAATGCTCGTCTGCTAGATTGCCTCAATGCGTCCCCGACCGAAGCGCGATTGTGGCAAATTTTGGCAGACGAGCTAGGACAAGCTTTATCCGGTGAAGTTGTGGCGATTGCGCTTCCAATCGAGGATCAATTTGAGGTGCAACATCTCGCGGGTTCAATGATGCAGCTTAGCCCGTCGATTTGCCTTTCTCGTCATGCGATCGAACTCGAAATCGGTAAGACATTCACTCGCTCAGAACTGCAAAAATTCGGTCAGCTTGAATGGAAAAGCGCATGGGAATTGTGCGATCGCAAAACCACTTATGGCTGGCTTGTGACCGTTTCTTCACCTATTTCTACCAGTTCTGACACGGCATTGATTCAGTTGCGCGATCAGTGTGTGAGTCGTGTGATCGCGCAAACTGCCCAACTGATTCGCCACGGTCAAAAAACCGAAGCCTTGATTAAAAAAGCCCAAACGCTGGAAGCGAAAAATCGAGAACTCGCACAAACCAGCAAATTAAAGAGCGAATTTCTCGCCAATACGAGCCACGAGATTCGCACCCCCTTAAGTTCGATTCTAGGCTTCACTCATCTGCTTCGAGAACAAGGCTACACCCCTTCAAATCTGCGCCACCAGGAATATCTCAAAATCATTCTCAGCAGCGGTCAGCATCTTCTTGCTTTGATCAACGACATTCTTGATTTGTCGAAGATCGAAGCGAATCAATTGACTTTGCAGCAAGAATCGATCGACGTGATCGAAGTTTGCAAACTCGCGCTCAAACTCGTTCAGGAAAAAGCCAACGATAAAGGACTGCCGCTGAAATTGGTGGTTGCTCCTGATGTTTCGACCGTGGTTGCTGATCCGCTGCGATTAAAGCAGATGTTATTCAACCTGTTATCGAACGCTCTGAAATTTACCGATCGTGGTTCTGTCGGTCTTGAAGTCAAAACCGTTGACCAGTTTGTTGAATTCACCGTTTGGGATACCGGAACCGGAATTTCTCTCGAACAGCAGCAACTTCTTTTCCGTCCTTACACCCAACTTAATAACGCCACTCCCGGAGAAGGAACCGGATTAGGACTCGCGCTCACTCAGAAACTCGCAGAATTACACGGGGGCTGGGTACGTCTTGAATCCGAACCCGATCGCGGCTCAAGATTTACGATCGCGCTTCCTTGTACTGCTCCCGTTTCTCCCACTGCCACACCCACCGAAATCTGTCCCACGCCTCAAATTTCGAGCGCTGTACAGTCTCAGCTTTCCACTGCACCGCGTCCAAATGCCGCTCGATCGAATCACATTCTCTTAGTCGAAGACAACGCCCACAACGCCCGTTTAATCATCACGTACCTGTGCAAACTTGGTTATGAGGTCACCTGGTCAAAGAACAGTGAAGAAATGTGGCAATCGCTAAAACAATCCCTTCCGGCGGCGATTTTGATGGACATTCACTTACCGGATGTCAACGGATTAACGCTAACTCAGCAACTACGATCGAGAAAACGCTATCGATCGATTCCGGTGATTGTGCAAACCGCGATGGCAATGAAAGGCGATCGAGAAAAATGTCTTGCCGCTGGAGCTGCTGACTATGTTTCTAAACCGATCGATCTCACTGCACTGGCACAAACTGTCGCAAAGTACAGTCAAAAACGCTGA
- a CDS encoding ABC transporter permease, protein MSEAVYTVGGTFTRINAIASNVFREVIRDRVLYLIGLYAGGLMLASRLLPEVAAATEDKIFLDLALAAMPVLGLIISIFVGTVLVNKEIEKRTVFVLIAKPVTRAEFIIGKHWGLSAVLAVLITAMSAIAISLLFVLKIPFSLPNLLISSGFLFLQLSLVSAIAILFSVFTGSLLAMMLTFGVYLMGQLSQDIVKFGRLTKNPSIETFTQGLYLVLPDLARLDLKNQAVYNLIPSSSVLLGSVLYAALYIAFTLSIASLIFSRREF, encoded by the coding sequence ATGAGTGAAGCGGTGTATACGGTTGGCGGCACTTTTACGCGGATTAACGCGATCGCGTCGAATGTATTTCGAGAAGTGATTCGCGATCGCGTTCTTTATTTGATTGGACTGTATGCAGGCGGCTTAATGTTGGCAAGTCGCCTTTTACCCGAAGTCGCTGCTGCAACCGAAGACAAAATCTTTCTCGATCTAGCCCTCGCAGCGATGCCTGTTCTGGGTTTAATCATTTCGATCTTCGTGGGCACTGTCTTAGTCAATAAGGAAATTGAAAAGCGAACCGTTTTTGTACTGATTGCAAAACCTGTGACTCGTGCAGAATTCATCATCGGTAAGCATTGGGGACTGTCAGCGGTATTAGCCGTTTTGATCACAGCCATGAGCGCGATCGCAATTTCGCTTTTATTCGTGCTCAAGATTCCATTTTCGCTACCGAATCTGTTGATTTCATCGGGATTCCTATTTCTGCAATTGTCGCTTGTAAGCGCGATTGCGATTCTCTTCAGCGTTTTCACAGGCTCTCTACTCGCGATGATGCTGACCTTTGGCGTTTACCTAATGGGACAACTGAGCCAGGACATCGTGAAGTTTGGCAGATTGACGAAAAATCCATCGATCGAAACGTTCACTCAAGGCTTGTATCTTGTGCTGCCTGATTTAGCGCGGCTCGATTTGAAAAATCAAGCGGTTTACAACTTGATTCCATCGTCGTCTGTTTTGCTCGGTAGTGTCTTGTACGCAGCGCTTTACATTGCCTTTACGTTATCGATCGCGTCGCTTATTTTTTCACGGCGGGAATTCTGA
- a CDS encoding DUF5357 family protein, whose amino-acid sequence MLWMNEVFKQIRDRVKPPQWASWQTLLFLSIFSVIVAALTTSPQPQIAQRIISSFGWVFLILSVWWFVYEKPVKEKLTVYDLFLGPWIVGALVCVYLFGTIENNVPSQTAFISWPPISSIIWASPKFVKSDPSTKSPVYANPTKPKRQDIILVLLANLVISCWFQFYFQTQDWLTTNQGLRAEDFSRSSFVWQPQRYDRATVLSRGADILNLAAQNVRTELEGKPWGQVERWLTQLDQQVPRLRQQVRNELPRSPETDLWTLNAQVTSAAYDLQLQALSSRPNSRREGYELTRTCRITQVGRPGAAPEFRFNEQAPPATAPNRQQIVATVQCGAIDPVRRIEPSRS is encoded by the coding sequence ATGCTGTGGATGAATGAAGTTTTTAAGCAGATTCGCGATCGCGTCAAGCCACCACAGTGGGCATCTTGGCAGACGCTATTATTTCTAAGTATTTTTAGTGTGATCGTCGCGGCTCTCACCACATCGCCACAACCGCAAATTGCCCAACGCATCATTTCTTCGTTTGGCTGGGTGTTCTTGATCCTCAGCGTTTGGTGGTTTGTGTATGAGAAGCCCGTAAAAGAGAAATTAACCGTCTACGATCTGTTTCTAGGTCCTTGGATCGTCGGGGCGTTGGTGTGCGTTTATCTGTTTGGCACGATCGAAAATAACGTTCCTTCTCAGACCGCCTTTATCAGTTGGCCCCCCATTTCTTCGATCATTTGGGCATCTCCGAAGTTTGTCAAATCAGACCCCAGCACGAAAAGCCCAGTCTACGCGAATCCGACCAAACCGAAGCGCCAAGACATTATTTTGGTTTTGTTAGCAAATTTGGTGATTAGCTGCTGGTTCCAGTTCTATTTCCAAACCCAAGATTGGCTGACGACGAATCAAGGATTACGAGCGGAAGATTTTTCGCGTAGCTCATTCGTGTGGCAGCCGCAGCGATACGATCGAGCAACGGTGCTGTCTCGTGGAGCCGATATTCTCAATCTTGCGGCTCAAAATGTCCGTACTGAACTTGAAGGCAAGCCCTGGGGACAAGTCGAACGCTGGCTAACCCAACTCGATCAGCAAGTTCCTAGATTGAGACAGCAAGTCCGGAACGAATTACCGCGATCGCCTGAAACTGATTTGTGGACGCTAAATGCTCAAGTCACTTCTGCGGCATACGATTTACAGCTTCAAGCCCTATCGAGCCGTCCGAATTCGCGTCGAGAAGGCTACGAACTGACCCGCACTTGTCGGATTACACAAGTGGGCAGACCTGGAGCGGCTCCAGAATTCAGGTTCAATGAACAAGCTCCTCCTGCGACCGCTCCAAATCGTCAGCAAATTGTTGCAACGGTGCAATGTGGCGCGATCGATCCAGTCAGACGAATTGAACCGAGTCGATCGTAG
- the fraC gene encoding filament integrity protein FraC, with amino-acid sequence MSDVLPLRMIIYQLLFIVLAIAVEALVLQKYLGIGRKSSIQYASTANLLSTVVGWFVFFISVPWMPAPLRQQIITYIFFDETNNPPLLVGLAFLMFLGTFIIKLQSLNWLDLILEGKPVVVSEVRDRSKFQGRKAQRQPFADVPNRALAVLWANAASFTVISIFIFIRTFSEQPVLF; translated from the coding sequence ATGTCAGATGTGTTGCCTCTGCGGATGATTATCTATCAGCTTTTATTTATTGTTTTAGCGATCGCCGTTGAAGCCTTAGTACTACAAAAATATTTAGGAATCGGTAGAAAATCTAGTATTCAGTATGCGTCTACCGCGAATTTGCTCTCGACGGTGGTCGGTTGGTTTGTCTTTTTTATTAGCGTCCCTTGGATGCCCGCACCGTTACGACAGCAAATTATTACGTATATCTTTTTTGATGAAACGAATAATCCGCCGTTACTGGTCGGACTCGCGTTTTTGATGTTTTTAGGAACGTTTATTATCAAGCTGCAAAGTTTGAATTGGCTTGATCTGATTCTGGAAGGAAAGCCCGTAGTGGTGAGCGAAGTTCGCGATCGCTCAAAATTTCAAGGTCGAAAAGCTCAGCGTCAACCGTTTGCAGATGTTCCGAATCGGGCGCTGGCAGTGCTTTGGGCGAATGCCGCGAGTTTTACAGTTATCTCAATCTTTATTTTTATTCGGACATTTTCAGAACAGCCTGTGTTGTTTTAG
- a CDS encoding S-methyl-5'-thioadenosine phosphorylase — protein sequence MSEIKIGIIGGSGLYKMDALKDVEELSIETPFGSPSDALIVGTLDQTRVAFLARHGRHHHLLPSELPFRANIYAMKSLGVEYLISASAVGSLKEEAKPLDMVIPDQFIDRTIHRIGTFFGDGVVAHVAFGDPICLKLANVLGDAVDSLDLENVNLHRGGTYVCMEGPAFSTKAESNLHRSWGASVIGMTNLPEAKLAREAEIAYATLALVTDYDCWHPDHDSVTVEMVIANLQRNAMNAQKVIRETVKRLAENSPGSEAHSALKYAILTPKDQISGAAKEKLGLLLKKYL from the coding sequence ATGTCTGAAATCAAAATTGGCATCATTGGCGGCAGTGGTCTTTACAAAATGGACGCGCTCAAAGACGTGGAAGAATTGTCGATCGAGACTCCATTCGGTTCTCCGTCAGATGCGTTGATTGTCGGAACGCTTGATCAAACTCGCGTGGCGTTTCTGGCGCGTCACGGTCGCCATCATCATTTATTGCCGTCAGAATTGCCGTTTCGCGCCAATATTTACGCGATGAAAAGTTTAGGAGTCGAGTATTTGATTTCGGCTTCGGCGGTTGGATCGTTGAAAGAAGAAGCGAAACCGTTGGACATGGTGATACCGGATCAATTTATCGATCGAACGATTCACCGCATTGGAACGTTCTTCGGTGATGGGGTTGTGGCGCACGTCGCTTTCGGTGATCCGATTTGTCTCAAACTTGCAAACGTGTTGGGTGATGCGGTTGACAGTCTCGATTTAGAGAACGTGAACTTACATCGGGGTGGGACTTACGTATGTATGGAAGGTCCTGCCTTTTCGACGAAAGCGGAATCGAATTTGCATCGCAGTTGGGGCGCGTCGGTGATTGGAATGACAAACCTCCCGGAAGCAAAATTAGCGCGAGAGGCGGAAATTGCTTATGCAACTCTGGCACTGGTGACGGACTACGACTGCTGGCATCCCGATCACGATAGCGTGACAGTCGAGATGGTGATTGCTAATCTTCAGCGCAATGCAATGAATGCTCAGAAAGTGATTCGAGAAACGGTGAAGCGATTGGCAGAAAATTCGCCTGGATCTGAAGCACATTCGGCTTTGAAGTATGCGATTTTGACTCCGAAAGATCAGATTTCTGGTGCTGCGAAAGAGAAATTGGGATTGCTGCTGAAAAAATATCTTTAG
- the pyrE gene encoding orotate phosphoribosyltransferase: MTNVTKFDSKSFPWATAPIDEVRDRLLDLFCVGAYREGDFLLSSGQRSTYYINGKQVTLHPQGALAVGRVLLSMLDAETVGVAGLTLGADPIVTATSVVGVYEGRSIAALIVRKEAKGHGTQAYIEGLTLPERSPVVVLEDVVTTGQSAMKAVDRLRDAGYRVEEVISLVDRQQGGAEFYQQQGLKFRAVYTIEDLQARWKQLQS, from the coding sequence ATGACAAATGTGACTAAGTTTGATAGCAAATCATTTCCCTGGGCGACTGCTCCAATTGATGAAGTCCGCGATCGATTGCTCGATTTGTTCTGTGTCGGGGCATACCGAGAAGGCGATTTTCTGCTTTCTTCTGGACAACGCAGCACTTACTACATTAATGGAAAGCAAGTGACGCTCCATCCTCAAGGTGCGTTAGCAGTGGGGCGAGTGTTGCTCTCGATGCTCGATGCGGAAACGGTTGGAGTCGCAGGATTGACGTTAGGAGCTGATCCGATCGTGACCGCTACGAGTGTGGTTGGAGTTTATGAAGGTCGCTCGATCGCGGCTCTGATCGTTCGTAAAGAGGCGAAAGGACACGGAACACAAGCTTATATTGAAGGATTGACTTTACCCGAACGTAGTCCGGTTGTCGTGCTTGAAGATGTGGTGACGACGGGACAATCTGCGATGAAAGCGGTCGATCGATTACGCGATGCGGGGTATCGCGTCGAGGAAGTGATTTCGCTCGTCGATCGACAACAAGGCGGAGCGGAATTTTATCAACAGCAGGGCTTGAAGTTTCGGGCGGTTTATACGATCGAAGATCTCCAAGCGCGTTGGAAACAGTTGCAGAGCTAA
- a CDS encoding cation transporter, whose protein sequence is MALKLHVPTLDSPEAAEDIKDTILTHEPDAKVEIDLEQKTVTVEAKASEETFKQAITATGHEVSGY, encoded by the coding sequence ATGGCGTTAAAACTACACGTTCCGACCTTGGACAGTCCCGAAGCGGCAGAAGACATCAAAGACACGATTCTGACGCATGAACCTGATGCAAAAGTTGAGATTGATTTGGAGCAGAAGACTGTAACCGTTGAAGCGAAAGCCTCAGAGGAAACTTTTAAGCAGGCGATCACCGCAACCGGACATGAAGTCAGCGGTTACTAA
- a CDS encoding pyridoxamine 5'-phosphate oxidase family protein, with protein MAKFYPELSDALQQFIEKQHIFFTATAPIAGRINLSPKGINSFRVLNHQTVAYLDLTGSGNETSAHLLENGRMTIMFCSFEGKPVILRLYGTGFVIRPCDEKWDALYPCFESVPGARQIVLLQIESVSTSCGSGVPLYEFVGDRETLINWAEKKGKAGLEKYWKDNNQVSIDGLPSHSLI; from the coding sequence ATGGCAAAGTTCTACCCGGAATTATCAGACGCGCTCCAGCAATTTATCGAGAAACAACACATTTTTTTCACGGCAACAGCCCCGATCGCGGGACGGATTAATCTTTCACCGAAGGGGATTAATTCGTTTCGAGTTTTGAATCATCAGACGGTGGCTTATCTTGATCTAACTGGAAGCGGTAATGAAACGAGCGCTCATCTGCTGGAAAACGGTCGCATGACGATTATGTTTTGCAGCTTTGAAGGCAAGCCTGTGATTTTGAGGCTGTATGGGACAGGGTTTGTGATTCGACCCTGTGACGAGAAGTGGGACGCGCTTTATCCATGCTTTGAGTCGGTTCCAGGCGCGCGACAGATTGTTTTGCTTCAGATTGAATCGGTTTCGACTTCGTGCGGGAGCGGTGTGCCACTGTATGAATTTGTCGGCGATCGAGAGACGTTGATCAATTGGGCAGAGAAGAAAGGGAAGGCAGGTTTGGAGAAATATTGGAAAGATAATAATCAGGTCAGTATCGATGGATTGCCCAGCCATTCGTTGATTTGA
- the zds gene encoding 9,9'-di-cis-zeta-carotene desaturase codes for MRVAIVGAGLAGLAAAVELVDAGHEVEIFEARSFVGGKVGSWIDADGNHIEMGLHVFFNNYANLFALMEKVGAYQELLPKAHVHTFVNRGGQLGQLDFRFLLGAPFHGLKAFFTTGQLTLQDKLQNAIALGTSPIVPGLINYDVAMKMIRALDDVSFADWFRSHGGSQNSLKKMWDPIALALGFIDTENISARCMLTIFMMFAAKTEASKLNMLSGSPAEQLNKPIVDYIEAKGGKIHTRRQTRRILFEGEGQNAKVTGLAIANGDTEEVITADVYLAACDVPGIQRLLPQEWRSIKEFDNIYKLEAVPVATVQMRFDGWVTELHDSEARNQVERAAGMDNLLYSSDADFSCFADLALTSPKDYYREGQGSLMQVVLTPGDPFVPMSNEDIAKHALKQIHDLFPSSRELNMTWYNVVKLAQSLYREEPGKDPFRPSQKTPIENFFLAGSYTQQDYIDSMEGATISGKQAAQKILEPTGYKVQGVGLFRY; via the coding sequence ATGCGTGTTGCGATCGTTGGTGCGGGTTTGGCAGGGTTAGCCGCCGCTGTGGAATTAGTCGATGCGGGTCACGAAGTGGAAATCTTTGAAGCTCGATCGTTTGTCGGGGGCAAAGTCGGCAGTTGGATTGATGCCGATGGCAACCATATCGAAATGGGCTTGCACGTTTTCTTCAACAATTACGCGAATCTGTTCGCTCTGATGGAAAAAGTCGGTGCGTACCAGGAATTGCTGCCAAAAGCTCATGTTCATACCTTTGTGAATCGCGGCGGACAGTTAGGGCAACTCGATTTCCGGTTTCTCCTCGGTGCGCCGTTTCATGGATTAAAAGCGTTTTTCACAACTGGACAGTTGACGCTTCAGGACAAATTACAAAACGCAATCGCGCTGGGCACAAGTCCAATCGTTCCGGGACTGATCAACTATGATGTCGCGATGAAGATGATTCGCGCTCTAGATGATGTCAGCTTCGCAGATTGGTTCCGTAGTCACGGCGGTTCTCAAAATAGCCTCAAAAAAATGTGGGACCCGATCGCGTTAGCACTCGGATTTATCGATACCGAAAACATCTCGGCTCGGTGTATGTTGACTATTTTTATGATGTTCGCGGCGAAAACGGAAGCATCGAAATTGAATATGCTGTCGGGATCGCCTGCGGAACAGTTGAATAAACCGATCGTAGATTACATCGAAGCGAAAGGCGGTAAGATTCATACCCGCAGACAAACGCGGCGAATTCTGTTTGAAGGTGAGGGACAGAATGCGAAAGTGACTGGGTTAGCGATCGCCAACGGTGACACCGAAGAAGTAATCACCGCTGATGTCTACCTCGCCGCTTGTGATGTGCCAGGAATTCAGCGACTCTTACCGCAAGAATGGCGCAGTATCAAAGAGTTTGACAACATTTACAAACTCGAAGCAGTTCCCGTTGCTACGGTTCAAATGCGCTTTGATGGCTGGGTGACGGAATTGCACGATTCAGAAGCTCGCAATCAAGTAGAACGAGCCGCAGGAATGGATAACTTACTTTATAGTTCCGATGCGGATTTCTCTTGTTTTGCTGATCTCGCCCTGACCAGTCCGAAAGACTATTACCGTGAAGGGCAAGGTTCGCTCATGCAGGTCGTTCTCACACCGGGCGATCCCTTTGTGCCGATGAGCAATGAAGACATCGCAAAACACGCCTTGAAACAGATTCACGATCTGTTTCCCAGTTCGCGTGAGTTGAATATGACTTGGTACAACGTTGTGAAACTGGCTCAATCGCTGTATCGAGAAGAACCGGGAAAAGATCCGTTCCGACCTTCGCAGAAAACACCGATCGAGAACTTCTTCTTAGCAGGTAGTTATACTCAGCAAGACTACATCGATAGTATGGAAGGCGCGACGATTTCTGGAAAGCAAGCCGCTCAGAAAATCTTAGAACCTACTGGCTACAAGGTTCAGGGTGTGGGACTGTTCAGGTACTAA
- a CDS encoding RNA-binding protein has protein sequence MTIYIGNLSYQATVDDLKTVFAEYGEVKRVVLPTDRETGRMRGFAFVEMEQDAQEDAAISELDGAEWMGRQLRVNKAKPKGE, from the coding sequence ATGACCATTTACATTGGAAATCTTTCTTACCAAGCGACCGTAGACGACCTCAAAACCGTATTTGCCGAATATGGTGAAGTGAAGCGCGTTGTGCTTCCAACCGATCGAGAAACAGGACGAATGCGGGGCTTTGCTTTCGTCGAAATGGAACAAGATGCCCAGGAGGATGCCGCAATCTCTGAGTTGGATGGCGCGGAATGGATGGGGCGACAATTGCGAGTGAATAAAGCGAAACCGAAGGGAGAGTAG
- a CDS encoding GlsB/YeaQ/YmgE family stress response membrane protein, whose protein sequence is MNLIAWIILGLIAGAIAKAIYPGDQGGGILGTIILGIIGAFVGGSLYTFLTTGALNLTAASLSFGGILIAVLGAIVAIFLWGLLTRRAA, encoded by the coding sequence ATGAATCTTATCGCTTGGATTATTTTAGGACTGATTGCAGGTGCGATCGCGAAAGCAATTTACCCCGGCGATCAAGGCGGCGGCATTCTCGGAACAATTATTTTGGGTATCATCGGTGCATTTGTGGGTGGTAGCCTCTACACCTTCTTGACGACAGGGGCGCTGAATTTGACCGCTGCATCTTTGAGCTTTGGTGGTATTTTGATCGCAGTCTTGGGCGCGATCGTGGCAATCTTCCTTTGGGGTCTGTTGACTCGTCGTGCAGCGTAG
- the waaF gene encoding lipopolysaccharide heptosyltransferase II encodes MSWNQAKNLLCIRLDTIGDVLMTTPAFRALKDSMPDRRLTLLTSSAGSVIAPLIPEIDHTIIYDSPWLKATAPRESPKPEYEMIELLRQHQFDGAIVFTVYSQNPLPSAFMCYMAGIPLRLAHCHENPYQLLTDWIKDPEPDRGIRHEVQRQLDLVAEIGATTENQKLSMRIAQKDRDRVSQLLSSMNLPKQWIVIHTGATAPSRRYSIEQFAIVADQLILEHDCAVIFTGTTLELDIVAQIRSRMQAEAHSLVCQLNLSELTALIELAPVLISNNTAPAHIAAAVGTPVVDLYALTNPQHTPWQVPHRLLFQDVPCKYCYKSICPEGHHHCLAQVAPETVVKAACELLEEAARTLEISA; translated from the coding sequence ATGTCTTGGAACCAAGCTAAAAATCTACTCTGCATTCGACTTGATACGATCGGGGATGTCTTGATGACCACTCCCGCATTTCGAGCACTCAAGGACTCAATGCCGGATCGTCGCTTAACCTTGCTGACTTCTTCGGCAGGAAGTGTGATCGCGCCTCTGATTCCCGAAATTGATCACACGATCATCTATGATTCTCCCTGGCTCAAAGCGACCGCGCCACGAGAATCCCCCAAACCTGAATACGAAATGATCGAGCTACTGAGACAACATCAGTTCGATGGTGCCATCGTGTTCACCGTCTATAGTCAGAATCCCTTACCATCGGCATTTATGTGCTACATGGCAGGAATTCCGCTAAGATTGGCGCACTGTCACGAGAATCCCTATCAATTGCTCACCGATTGGATCAAAGATCCAGAACCCGATCGCGGAATTCGGCACGAGGTTCAACGCCAGCTTGATCTCGTTGCTGAAATTGGGGCAACCACTGAGAATCAGAAGTTATCGATGCGAATTGCACAGAAAGATCGCGATCGTGTTTCTCAGCTTCTAAGTTCGATGAATTTGCCGAAACAATGGATTGTCATTCACACTGGGGCAACGGCTCCCTCTCGGAGATACTCGATCGAACAATTTGCGATCGTGGCGGATCAACTCATTCTTGAACATGACTGTGCGGTTATTTTTACCGGAACTACGCTTGAACTCGATATCGTCGCTCAGATTCGATCGAGAATGCAGGCGGAAGCTCATTCGCTGGTTTGTCAATTGAACCTGAGCGAATTAACCGCACTGATCGAACTTGCACCCGTTCTGATTTCAAATAACACGGCTCCCGCTCACATTGCCGCCGCAGTCGGAACACCCGTTGTAGACTTATACGCTTTGACCAATCCACAACATACTCCTTGGCAAGTTCCGCACCGATTGTTATTTCAAGATGTACCTTGTAAGTACTGTTACAAAAGTATTTGCCCGGAAGGACATCATCATTGTTTAGCGCAAGTTGCTCCAGAAACGGTTGTGAAAGCAGCGTGTGAACTGCTCGAAGAAGCGGCACGAACCCTGGAAATTTCGGCTTAG